The sequence GATTTATATCTGTTGATAGCTTTTATGTCAATAAAATATCCATATTGCAGGAAATCTCTTGGACTGGAGAGCGCCTGAAAGCCTACTATGCTGCTGGATGCATTATGTGGCTGTTTTGTGGTTCATGCGTCGTAATATTACCTCAAAGCATGAGTGGGTACATGTACGTGATATCCATATTTATTGGGATAGCAAATGCTCTAATGACGGTATGATATGAGACTCTGCTTTCATTTCTGCTTCATGATGCATATTATCGGTGaattgattttttaaattatttttagtgTTTAATGGTCACTATTAACTGATATTTCTATCGTGCAAGTGAATGTCTACTAATTGAACTCTAGTGGCATTTTGGACATGATTTGTAACTGAAGATGACATCTTTTATACAAATGTGAGTAACAGGTGACTGGAGTAAGCATGCAGAGTGTTCTAGTTGGTTCAGATCTCAATGGCTGTGCATTTGTCTACGGATCTCTAAGCTTCTTAGACAAGATGTCATGTGGCATTGCACTATATGTTCTccagtcatttcaaagtaagtTTTGCTGTATATACTTTTAAGTTATTTCAAAGTAAAGTTTGTACAAGTTTTTGTGTAGGAGCCTTTTATCCCATAACTGAgggaaaatgtaaaataagACTATGTAATTCATGTCTTCTATTTGATCAAGATCAAATACGACCCTAGTTGTTTCACTAAATTCAGCTATCTTGGTTACTTCAACTAACGTCAATGAAGAATCATAATATTATGATGAGATTGCAGATTTTCTTTTGACCTTTTTGTTGCATCTGCACATGAGATCCTCAGGCTTGCTTTTCTGCATTTCAGGCACATCGCCCATAGTCGAAGATGAGCTCTTAATGGGGCGTTTTTCAGTCACAAGATTTGGCTTGGGGCTAGTTCCAGCTTTCTGTTCACTAATCGGGGTTGCTGTTACATCCACTATGAAACTAAATTCGTCATATTCCAAACCCATGATGGAACCACTTTTGGAATGACAATGAAAAGCCAATTTTTTGTTAACAACTGCAGTGTGTTAATTTAACTTCTGCGCCTCAAGCGTCTAGACTCGAATAGGTTGAAGTTCTATAATTATAGGTCAGTCTGCAGGGCATATATCTCTTAGAATTGATGATCCATATTTGTTCTATTGTTGTAGAACATTTGGTCATTTGATAGTTGTCTACAATGTAACgtaatagaaaaaaatgacagttatttcttgtaattttttgtGCTatgaaagaaatagaaattcaCTTATATATTCAACATCATTTTTTAAGTTCAACGAGGTTACTCACTGAAGGACGTGTTTATGGTGAAACTGATCTGAATACATTGAAGTACATGATTCTGTGATTTCTGAACTCTAGTTTGAGTAGCAATTCGGAAGACTAGAAACTCATTCTGTTACAGTATCTATTGCCTATTACATGAATTCTCAAATAAAATGTGGAAAAAAGCGACAGCATAATTGGAAATCGAATTCACCTTTATTGTTGACGAAGCTTGGAGAGGAGAAGATCATTCAGTGAGCTGTCTCTCTTCATGGCAGCTTTGAACTCATCGAAGGTGACTTTTCCATCATTATTCGCATCCATCTGATCAAATATTTCATCCAGTTTCCCAGGGTCTGTTATATCTGCTGGAAGGCAGTCCTCTGGCAAAGCCTGCAtccaggtaaaaaaaaaaaaatattgctgTCTTACTTTTGAAGCATACTGAACAAGCAAACAGAAAAAGCAAGAGAGGTAACTTTACCCTTAAAAGAGATGCTACTTCCTCCTTTGTTATGCATCCAGATCTATCTGTATCATACATCTACATATGTGAATGAGAAAATTAgctatattattttaattgctCTGAACTCGTTTCTGGTCTGAAATTCATATTAAAGATTCATGTTGTTTTATGCTCGACTTTTGGTAGTTTTTGCAATTTTAGTTGCAGACTATATGGATGTAATAATGGTCTTGAAAGTGGTAAAATTCACATTTATTCTTTGATTTTCTGGTTGCAGAATTTGTGAATAGAATGGTCATGGAAGTTGCAGACTATATTATTGTAATTGCTCTGAACTCTTTTCTGGTCTGAAGTTCATACTTTTGGTAGATTTGCCAATTTTAGTTGCAGATTATATGGACATATTAATGGTCTTGAAAGTCGTTTGTGCTTTGATTTTCTGATTGCAGAATTTGTGAATAGAATGGTCATGGAAGTTGCATAATTTTGCAGAATTCATGTTGGTTTCAGTGATTTATTATTTCTGCAATTTGTGAAAATGATAAGAAAGGGCGAACCTGGAAGCACAAAAGCAGAGCATCATCTCCTTTAGAATTCCGAAGGCTTGAGAAACCACAAAGTATCTCTCTCATGTCAATTGTTCCATCCCTATTGTCATCGAATAGATCAAAGATGCGAGGTGCTAGAGGGATTAACGAGGACATTTTCATTGCTTTCAGCAGCTCCTCGAATTCGGATAGAGTGGCATTATCGCCTTTTGCACATCTGCACTTAGCAAAAGTACATACTACAATGAGCTTGACAAATTCTGGCACTCGCAAAAACCAGTAATTAGCTTTAACTACTCTACTCACAGGTTTTTAAATTGAATTCTGAGATTGTCTAGTTCTTCTTCCTTCAGGTCATGTGAGCCTAGTAAAGACTTCAGCTTCTTTGTTCGTAGGAAAACTCTGCTACTCCACACACTAGCTATCGCTGCAGCGCGGAGTTTTCGACGGGCATTGAATCTCTGCAATCTGGTAACAATCTCAGGGTCCATCTGTTCTACTTTTGCAGAATCACCTATAACCCATGGGTGGGTGAGGACCTGTAATCGCAAGTTGAAAATCGAAGGAATTGGAGATAGATAGTTGGAAAGAAACTAATAAAAgtaaaggtaaataatttattagtaccTACATTTTTGCTTTTGCTTAACATACTGTTTGAtcctcgtattttaataatatattatataagtcattctagggtatttcacacaaattaagaatagagttaaattaatgaatttatattggttaaataaaaaatattctctCTTATGTAATAGTTGGAGAATAAACGTTGGAatgttcaaaaacacatggaccAAGACAAATTTAATGCTTAAATTCGTGGAAATCTAGAATGACTCATTTGGGGAAAAAAAACTAACttgctagaatgacttataaagtggaatggagggagtactaTCTAgttcttaactttttttttctattcaacagtttagtccctcaaatatttgaattatgaCCTAATACATTCTTAGTCCCCCAAGTTGTCCAAGAACTGCAACTAACCCATGAACTTCAAAACGTTACAActaaccccctcaactttcttatttggaacaaataacccttCAAATAGGTTAATATATGTGATTTTGAGAGTTTTTTCTGCCCTTTTGTTAGTGTATCAGCAGATTAGTTATACGTAGCAGCAAATATTTTGgacatcttttattttaatgttgtgTTGAATGTTGTTTTTGGGTTTAgaagttatttgttccaaataagcaagttgaggggttATTTATTCCAAATAAGCAAGATGAGGgcttatttgttccaaataagcaagttgagggggttagtTGTAACGTGAGGAGGTTAGTTGTAACTTTTTGAAGTTCAGGATCAGTTGCAGTTTTTGTATAACTTGAGTGGGCTAAGGATGTATTGGACCTTGAATTATTAAGCAGTGTAGTTCCTCTATAAGAATAAAACTAAAGttaaggactaaacaatgtattaTTAATACAAGAACTAAACAGTGTTAGGGATCAtgtagagactaataaattatttatcctaaaaGCAATGAACAATCAGTGTTCTTACATCTTGAGCACTAGGTCTCCTATCAGGATCCACTTGTAGCAGATCCGAGATCAATTGCTTTGCAGATGAAGTAATGTTCTTCCAAGTCTTCTCATAGAAACTGAATTCACCCTGCGCAGGTAAAGCATAAAATAATTGAGAAAGTGCTGTTGAAATTGGAAAACTTGAAGAATGAGTTGAACATACAGCCATTATCATCTGCTGCTTCTGCTGGTTTGATTGCGCGATGAATGGCGGATAACTGAAAATGTGGCAGAAAAAAAAATCCGGTAATGTTACTGccagatattaatatatgaagTGGACTTTTAACCATAAGTTTGAGTTGTTGGTTCAATCGATTCCCTGACCAATTGGTTAAGGGCAACcccatttgttgattaaattgcAGAACATGGTAATATGAGCATGTGTTGTGCACACTTCAAGCGCAGTGGACATTCGCGTGTGGAGGTTTGTCAGATGTTAATATGAAGTAGAGTTTAACTACCATGTTgagtttttagttcaattggttccatgacagttAGAGAATATGGAAATTGTgggttaaaacaaaaacaaacttaCCCGGAGAGaagaatatataaaattactcccAAAGACCACATGTCACTTTTGGAAGTTATTCGGCCCTGAAGAAGAGCCTCCGGCGAAACATAATCAATGGAACCGAACAATCCAACAACCGGATCAGTGAATTCCTCAACAGAACTCAGTCCAAAATCCATGATCTTCAAAGTAGAGTCATCCTTTTCATTCAAGAAAAGACAATTCTCCGGCTTCAAGTCCCTATGGACGATATTAGCTCGGTGAATAGCATCTAGTCCTTTTGCAATCTGCCTAACAACAGCTGCAGCTTCACGTTCAGAGTAGCTTCTATCTCGAGCTACAATCCGATCAAAAAGCTCCCCACCGGAACAGTGCTCTAGAACAAGATGCACTCCATTTTGATCCTCATAAACGTCGTAAAGGTCAATTACATTAGGATGAGGCGACACGTTTTCAACTATCTTTCTCATAACCAGGATCTCATTAGTAAGCAAGGCATCAGATATTGAAACTTGCTTCCATGATTGAAAATTAGTCCGAGAAAGTCCGGGTTGAGGAGGAGGACCTGTTATTCTTTTGAGTGTCTTGATTGCTACAATGCTTGTTTTATCTCCAGTAGAGTACTTGTTGATTCCTCTTCTGACAACGGAGAATCCGCCTCTTCCGAGAATGTCGGAGATCTCATATT comes from Euphorbia lathyris chromosome 8, ddEupLath1.1, whole genome shotgun sequence and encodes:
- the LOC136203575 gene encoding calcium and calcium/calmodulin-dependent serine/threonine-protein kinase-like is translated as MRQESRKISDEYEISDILGRGGFSVVRRGINKYSTGDKTSIVAIKTLKRITGPPPQPGLSRTNFQSWKQVSISDALLTNEILVMRKIVENVSPHPNVIDLYDVYEDQNGVHLVLEHCSGGELFDRIVARDRSYSEREAAAVVRQIAKGLDAIHRANIVHRDLKPENCLFLNEKDDSTLKIMDFGLSSVEEFTDPVVGLFGSIDYVSPEALLQGRITSKSDMWSLGVILYILLSGYPPFIAQSNQQKQQMIMAGEFSFYEKTWKNITSSAKQLISDLLQVDPDRRPSAQDVLTHPWVIGDSAKVEQMDPEIVTRLQRFNARRKLRAAAIASVWSSRVFLRTKKLKSLLGSHDLKEEELDNLRIQFKNLCAKGDNATLSEFEELLKAMKMSSLIPLAPRIFDLFDDNRDGTIDMREILCGFSSLRNSKGDDALLLCFQMYDTDRSGCITKEEVASLLRALPEDCLPADITDPGKLDEIFDQMDANNDGKVTFDEFKAAMKRDSSLNDLLLSKLRQQ